One region of Eleutherodactylus coqui strain aEleCoq1 chromosome 5, aEleCoq1.hap1, whole genome shotgun sequence genomic DNA includes:
- the SHLD3 gene encoding shieldin complex subunit 3, with protein MSCDFGRRDNASARIGDVLARAPEVRRSVADMLAMEVILHCRPTQNNSDDLQKIAAGSLEEFPLRLLPKFVPWFPYHLPTLTLKPQKCPPSISRNLSSEVDYNSFDPLNVEPSLCCDPTPNLLEFKANTSSDDDMQVVSAEQDRVVYEASNISETVCKEKMFLRSWSVCTQRTGNKDLVIPPSPDLKYILDRLKLNLFHRGRWTILPSVCGDLSLEEVWDKLTRMIKHGVLPSCNATMQRDIGEIWIFCDLRYCEHVGQLVRSKLRLAGKINLFVHKHGVVLSV; from the coding sequence ATGAGTTGTGACTTTGGGCGAAGAGATAACGCATCGGCAAGAATTGGAGATGTCTTGGCTCGTGCACCAGAAGTGAGAAGGTCTGTGGCGGATATGCTGGCAATGGAAGTCATTTTGCATTGCCGCCCTACGCAAAATAACTCAGATGACTTGCAAAAGATAGCAGCCGGCTCACTGGAAGAATTTCCTCTTCGACTCTTGCCAAAATTTGTTCCGTGGTTTCCATATCATTTGCCAACGTTGACCCTTAAACCTCAGAAATGTCCTCCATCTATCTCAAGGAATCTGTCCTCAGAAGTAGATTACAACTCCTTCGATCCACTCAATGTAGAGCCCTCTCTATGCTGTGACCCCACACCAAATTTGTTAGAATTTAAGGCAAATACGAGCAGTGATGATGACATGCAAGTCGTGTCTGCAGAACAGGACCGTGTTGTATATGAAGCATCAAATATCAGTGAAACTGTATGCAAGGAGAAGATGTTTCTGCGGTCATGGAGTGTCTGTACTCAGAGGACTGGGAACAAGGATCTCGTCATTCCACCATCTCCGGATCTTAAATACATCTTGGATCGACTTAAGTTGAATCTGTTCCATCGGGGAAGATGGACTATCTTGCCATCAGTTTGTGGGGATCTGAGTTTGGAAGAAGTTTGGGATAAGTTGACCAGAATGATAAAACACGGCGTCCTTCCAAGCTGTAATGCCACGATGCAGCGAGACATCGGGGAGATCTGGATATTCTGTGACCTGCGCTATTGTGAACATGTTGGACAATTAGTGAGATCAAAGTTAAGACTGGCTGGTAAAATTAACTTATTTGTTCACAAACACGGGGTGGTTTTAAGTGTGTGA